The genomic window TGATGGCGATGATGCCGATGATCACGATGACGATGAGCAGCTCGATCAACGAAAACCCTTTTTTGTTCATAAAAACCTCCTAGGGGATTTTAGTCTCTGCCTTACGAACCGCGAATGACATCGCAAAGGACATGCCAAAATAACCGGGGTGGGCCGCCGCGCCGGACAGGCCCTGTTGCGGGGTTTTCGCGGATCGGCGGTGCGGGGTTTCCGTGAATTGTCAACGGCGGATGACAAATTACGTCACTCGTTTTTGGTTGATGTTCATCCGGTGATCGGCTATTCTCGCCCCGTGAAGACCGCGGAAGCCTGTGACCGACGAAACACTGCTGGTTTCCGCCGACCCGGAGGGGGGAGGCGGGGATGAGATTTGCCGGGGGAGGACTTCGCTGGAGGGAGATCACGCGGGACCGCCCGGGGGCCCTCCTCACGCTCGGGATGTGCGCCGTGCTCGTGGTGGTCCTCTTCTGGACCGTTCCCCACTACGGCTTTCACTGTGACGAGCCCATCTACGAACTCGCGACGCGGCGCATCGAGCAGTGGTTGCAACAGCCCTTGAACGGGGTCTTCTCGGCGGAGTCCATCGACCGCTTCTGGAAGGTCTACCCCGAGTTCAACGTCCACCCGTCGGGGCTGAAGTGGCTCAACGTCGCCGCCCACCGGCTGTGGGGCGGGTCGGTCTCCGAACCGCTCCACCAGGACCGTTTCATGGTGGTGCTGTTCTTTTCCCTGTCCCTGCTCCTGTTTCTCCGGACCCTCTTCCCGGACCGTCCTCTCTACCTGTTCCTCGTCCCCCTCCTCCTGTTGTCGCAACCACGCTTTTTCGCGCAGTCCCATTTCGCGGTGACCGAGATGCCCATGATCGGGGCGCTGCTGCTGGTCTGGGCGGCCTGGCTCCGGTTCTTCCACACTCCCTGGTTCTGGCTGCTCTGCCCCCTCTTCGGGTTTTTCTGGTCCGTCAAGCTCACCTGCTGGGTCCTGTCGGGGGTGCTGGTCGCCCTTCTGCTGGTTTCGGGGGACCTTCCCTGGCGCCGGGCGATCCCCCGGCTGGCCGTGGTCCTGGCCGGGGCCGCCCTCGTGTTCTACCTGCTGAACCCGGATTACTGGTTCGACCCCTTCGGGCGCCTGTCGGAATTTCTGCACCAGTCCCTGACCCGCAGCCAGTGGACCCCCATCTCGCTCCAGTATTTCGGAACGGTCTACACGAACCGGGGCCCCTGGCCGTACCCCTTCGTGATGGTGGGGGTCACCACGCCGCTTCTTCACCTGGGCCTGCTGCTCGCCGGCCTGGCGATGACGCCGTGGTGGCGGCGCCCCGAGTGGCGGAAGAAGCTCCCCATCGTCGTCATGGGATTCTTCATGGTCTTCTTCATGCTGCTTCCCGTCAGCCCCATGCACGACAGCGAGCGCTATCTCCTGCCCGGTTACCCGCTCCTGGCCGTGATCATGGCCTGGGGCGCCGAACGGCTGTACCGGTTCGTCCGTGAAAGCCGGGCGGGCCTGCGGAAACGGGCCCTCGCCGTCGCCCTCACCGTTGCCCTCGCCGTCGGGGTGTTCCGGGTCGGGAGCGCCTTCGCCACCTACCACCCGCACGAACTCTCCTACTACAACGAAATCGTGGGCGGCGTGAGGGGGGCGGAACGGAAGGGCCTGGAGGTCTCCTACCTGATGGACGTGGTGGGGCCCGGCCTGATCGAACGCCTGAACACCGACTGTGCCGGGCGCGGCGTTTACTTCGTCTTCCCTTACCAGCCGCTCCTGATGGTGATGCTCAACGAGGAGGGGCGGCTGCGTTTCCTTCCGACCCTCGTGCCGACGGGGATCCACTTCGTGGCCGTCTATGGCAGGCCCAGCACGCGGTTCTGGATGGAGCACCTGCCCCGCACGATCCCACCCGGCCTGGACCTCTACCTGCTCTGGCAGGAGTGCGTCGACGGGGTCCCCATCTTTCAGCTTTACGGGATCCGGAGAACGGGGGCGGCCGTGTTGCGCACCTGAGAGGCTTCCTCGGTGTGGAACCAGTCCTCGAACCGGTTCGGAAGCCGTGAGAGGAAGGCCTCGAGGTCGGCCTGCGCCCGGGCGGCCAGGGGGTGATTGCACCGCCGGTAGACCTCGGCACGGGACCGGAGAGTCGGGAAGTCCCAGGGGACGTGGGGCTCGACGGCCGCCAGGGCCGGGATTGCCGCCGCAGGGCCCCGTTTGAAGGCGAAATCCAGGTGGATTCGCAACCGGAGGACGTCCTGGGCCCACATGCAGAAGGGGGACGCCAGAAGCGGCTCGAGCGCCTCCACCACCGCCGGGTCTTTCCCCCCCGTCTCCCACACCAGCCGGAGGAACCGCCCCATGAGGGTGGTGGCGGCCCACGGGTCGGAATGGTACCCTCGCAAAACCGAAGCCATGAAGGCTGTTGCCCGGGCCCGGTCCCCGGTGCGAAGGCAGTACCGGGCCGCCACCGCCCCGGCTTCCAGCGGGTGTTCGCCCCGCAGGCGGCCCGCCAGTTCCAGGGACCCGGGGTCCCCTTCGGCGGCCAGGGCCTCGGCGACCAGGGCCAGTTCCATGTCCGTCGACGGCTCGCGCCCGAGTGCGCGCCAGGCGGCGGCGGCCCGGGGAAAGTCGCCGGCCTGGAGGGCGTGAACGTAGGCCCGGTTCTCCTCCCGGCAGCTCGCGAGTTCGTGGCTTTCCGGAAGGGTCGTGTTCAGGTCGCGAATCAGGTCGACCTGCTCCCAGTCGACGGGGGGGCCCGCGAGTGCGGGCCGTGCACAGCCGAGGCCCGCGGCGGCCCGCCGGATCTCCGCGATGGTGAGGAGTTCGCGGCGGCCTGCCGTCCGCGCGAACCCGTACTCGACCCGCATGCAGTCGTCCGTGTTCAGCCACTCGCCTTCCTGCTTCGCGATGGTCTCGGCGAGCGCGCGGCCGGCGACGAAACGGGAGAGGAAGCCCTCCAGGTCGGACACCCTCCAGACCTTCCGGAGGGCCGTCCGGAAAGGCTCCTCCCGAAGGCGGGCCCGGAGGGCCGTGGTGTCGAGGACCTGCGGGGTTCGGGAAGCGAGGATCAGGAGGTCGTAGGAGTTGGTCTGCCAGATCTCCAGGCAGGGGAAAACGGCCCGGAGGGTGGCCAGGATGGTGCGGATCGTCTGGGCGTCCACCTCGTAGGCCTGCACCCACTGGGTGAAGATCCCGCCCGGCGCCAGCACCCGATCGACGGCCCGGTAGAACTCGAGCGTGTACAGGCTCGCAACCCCCGCTCGGTAGGGGTTCGACGGTTCCGACACCACCAGGTCGTACTGTTCCGCGGACGTGAGCAGCACCTCCCGGGCGTCGTTGATGAGGACCCTGACCCGGGGGTTCTCCAGGGCCCTCTGGTTGACCGGTCCGCACCGCCGGGCCACCTCCAGGACGGCGGGCTCCAGTTCGATGACGTCCACCCGGGTCATGGTGGGGATTCGGGCCAGCCACCCCACCGAGGAACCGGTCCCCAGCCCGATCACGGCCGCCCGCCGGGGGCCCGGGTGGAGGGCCCCGGAGACCAGGCCCGCCATGACCTGGGTGGTGGCGTCGCCGATGCTGTTCCCGTCGATCTTGCCGTTGACCACGAAGGCGAGGCCGTTCTCGGCGAGGAGCCCGATGCTGCTCTCCACACCGTCGGCCTCCCACAGGAGCACCCGCCGGGCTTCGTGGACCCAGGCCTGGACCTGGTTCCCGTCCTTCCCCGAAAGCTCCGCCCGCCCGATCCCGATCCCGCGGTGCCTCCACGGGCTTGAGGGGCCCTGGAAACCCAGCGCCAGCGCCAGGGCGACCGCCCCGAGCGCGGCGGCGAAGAGGGGAACAACCTTTCGGCGACCGTTGGAGACCAGGGCGTATGCGGCCCCGACGACTCCCATGAGAACCAGCAGGATACAGGACAGGCGCCACAACGAGACGGCGCCCAGCAGGGGGAGAAGCCCGAAACCGCCGGCCAGGGAGCCGGTGATGGCCCCCAGGGTGTTGCACAGGCCCACCAGCCCCGTCTGGCGGCCCACGTCCTCCTCGCCCCGCCCGAGCAGGGCGATGAGCAGGGGGAACTGGATCCCGGCCACGATGGAAGCCGGCAGCACGACGATCCCGGCCACGATGACCCAGGTCAGGCACTTCAGGGTGAAACCGGCACTGCCCAGGGGGCCGAGCAGCGAGGTGAAGACCGCCAGGTTGTCCCCCAGCGCGAGCGGCAGGGCGAGGAAGCACCCTTCCGCCACGCAGGTGAGGGCGAAAGCCGTCCACCGGGGACGCCTGCCGGGGGGCGAGAACAGGCCGTTGAGGATCCCCCCCGCGCCGATGCCGAAGAGGGCCACCAGGAGGATCGTGCCGAAGGTGTAAACCGAGCCGCCCAGGATGGGCGCCAGCATCCGGTACCAGACCAGCTCCATGAGGAAGAACACGAAACCCGTCAAGCCGGCGGCGACGAGGATGGCCGCGAACCGGATGCGGCGGGCCGCTGGACGGGGCGAACCCGTGGCCGGGGGGGCGGGGAGGCTCTCGGGGAGAAGCGGGGCTTCCCGGGGGCGGGGGAGGGGCGCCGGCAGCCGGGTCGACAGGCGGATGGCCGCGAAGGCGACGAGGAGATTGACCAGGGATGCCACCCAGAGGGTTCGGTGGATCCCCAGGGTCTCCAGGAGAAGGAAAGTGCACAGCCCCGAACCGGCCACGGCGCCCAGGGTGTTCCCCCCGTAGAGCACGGCCAGCCGCCGCCGGCCGATGTCCCCGGCGTCCTCCACGGCGCGGGCCGCGGCCGGGAACGTCCCGCCCATGAAAAAGGTGGGGACGCCCAGCACGGCGGCGGACAGCAGGATCCTCACGGCCGTGGCCAGGGTGAGCCCCATGGCGTCGACCCCTCCCGTGGCCAGGTAGAGGGCGCGGACCGCGAGGACCAGCAGGGGGGAAACGGCGGCGGAGGCGGCCACGATCAGCTCCAGCCGCCCGTAGAACGCCAGCGGGGAAGGGTGGCGGTCGGCCCTCCGGCCAAGGGCCCAGCCCCCCATGCCCAGCCCGCCCATGAAGAGGGCGAGGACGGCGGCCGACGACGCGGTGGAAGCGCCGAAGATCAACCGGAACTCCCGGAGCCAGGCGACCTGGTATACCAGGGCGCAGAGCCCGGAAGCGAAAAGCAAGCTGCCCACCAGCCCGACGCGTTTCATGGGTTTTTCGGCCCGCCCAAGAATTTCTCTCGCGTCCTCGGCGAGGGAACGCGGGCCTTCGAGGGATATTTACCATTGCTGGGGCGGATTGTGCAAGCCATGTTTGATGCACCCGCAAAAAGTCGCGAAAAGGAGATATCCCGCGAATAACGCCAATGTGCGCGAATTTATAAAACTAATAAATTCTTAGATTTATTGGATTCCGATTCGCGCTTGTTCACGTGATTCGCGGGCTGCCAGGGACTTTTGCGGGACCGTCATATTTGACATCTCCGCCGTGGTATTTTGCGGGACTGTCATCCAAGAATGGCGCGGGGGACCGGAGCCACCCCGCGCCTGCGGCGCGGGAATGGACAAATCCGCACAAAAAAGGCTTGAGGCTTTCTCCCGGGTGCGCTATTCTGACTTGGTCCGCCCTTTCCTTCACCGTGTCCGGCGAGCCGTTCGCCGTCAAAGGGCGGTTTCGGGGGTACACGTCAGGCACACCGCCAGGGGGGACCCTGGTCCGGGCCGCCCGGCTTGCGCCGGTTTTTTCCCGTCGTCAGGTCTCGTGCTCGACCCGCGCCGAGCCAGGGGGAGATCGCGCCGGTACCCGCCGTCGATTCGAACAAACAGGGAGGTTCTCATGAAACAGCTTCTCCGGTGGACAATGCTGGCCCTCTTCCTGGCCGTCTGCTTCACGCCCGCAGCGGCCCAGTACAGGGTCCTGTTCGACAACTCCAAGGCCCAGACGGCCGGGAACGCCGACTGGAAGATCGACGACAACGAGCCCACGCCCTCGCCCACCAACCCCGCGAGCGAGTCGCAATGGATCGGCGGGATCTCGTCGTGGGGCTTCGAGCTCTACCAGGCCTCGGGCGCCATGGGGACCTACACCATCACCCAGCTACCCGCCGGGTCCACCATCACCTACGGGAACACCTCGGACCCCCTCGACCTCTCCCACTTCCAGGTCTTCGTCTGCTGCGAGCCCAACATCCGCTTCACCGACGCCGAGAAAACCGCCCTGCTCAACTTCGTGGAAAACGGCGGCGGGCTCTTCTGCATCGCCGACCACAACGGCAGCGACCGCAACGGCGACGGGTGGGACTCCCCCCACATCTGGAACGACCTTTTCGACAACAACCCCCGGGCCGTGACCAACATCTTCGGCGTGAAGTTCAACAACAACTCCGTCTCGGGGTCCTACACCAGCATCCGGACCGACCAGTCCCAACCCGAGGACATCGCCCTCTTCACCGGCCCCTTCGGGAACGTCACCGGCATCGCCTACCACGCCGGGTCCGCCATGACCGTCGACACCGGGGGCAACCCCTACGCCCGCGGCCAGATCTGGCAGTCCTCCTCCCAGCTGAGCACTCAGGTGGTCCTGGCCACCAGCCGTTTCGGCACCGGCCGCATCGCCTTCGCCGGGGACTCCTCCCCGGCGGACGACGGCACCGGGGCCGCCGGGGACGAGCTTTACGACGGGTGGAACGAGTCGGGGGTCACCGACCGCGAACTCTTCCTCAACCTCACCAAGTGGCTGGCGGAGGGCTCCGGCCCCGTCGATCCGTACCCGGTCATCGCCACGCCCACCACCACGCCGGCGACGCCCCTGCCCAACCAGGTGGTGACCGTCCAGGCGGAGATCACCGACAACGGGACCGTCGCGTCCGCGAACCTCTCCTACCGTCGCGCCCACGAGAGCAGCTTCACCACGGTGGCCATGGCCCACGGCGCGGGGAACACCTGGTCCGGTTCCATCCCCGGCTACGACAACACCCTGGTGGTCTACAAGGTCGACGCCACCGACGACCAGGCCCAGACGGCCGTCTCCTCCACCTTCACCTACCAGCTCGGCTCGGTGACCATTGCCGACATCCGCACGCCCGTCGACGCCAACGGCAACAACCTGAACAACGGCCTGACGGTGACCGTCCGCGGCAACGCCACGGCGCCGACCGCCAACTGCTTCAGCGCCTCGGGCCAGAACGACATCTACGTCCAGGACGCCTCGGGGGCGGGGGTCGACGTCTACAACGGGTCCTCCGCGTCCCCAGCCGTGGTGCTGGGGGACGACACCCTGGTGACCGGCGTCGTGGGCCAGTTCTACGGGAAACTCCAGCTCGCCATAGGCGCCGCGGGGACGTCCATCAGCGTCATGGGCCCCGGGAGCGCCCCGGCGGCGACGGTGGTGACCTGCAGCCAGGTCACCGAGGCCACCGAGGGCAAGTTGATCCGCATCGAGAACGTCACCGTGGTGTCGGGGACCTTCCCGCCCTCGGGAAGCTCGGGGTCGGTCACCATCCAGGACGGCACGGGGACGACGACCCTCTTCATCGACAAGGACGGGCTCATCGACGGGACCGCCACCCCCTCCGGCCTCTTCAACGTCACCGGGCTCGGGTCGCAGTACGACAGCGCCTCGCCCTACGACACCGGCTACCAGATCATGCCCCGTTTCACCTCCGACATCACCACCGGCACGGGGACGTCCTACACGCTCACCACCGGGGTGGCCGCGGGGCAGGGGACGGTTTCCCCGGCGGGGTCCAACGTCTACGCCGAGAACACGGTGGTCGAGGTCACCGCCACCCCTTCCGCCGGCTGGCTCTTCGACCACTGGAGCGGCGACGCCTCCGGAAGCACCAACCCGACCTCCGTCACCATGACCGGCAACAAGACGGTTTACGCCCACTTCGTGGCCTCGGGCGTCACCTACACCCTCACCACCGACGTCGCCGAGGGGTCGGGGAGCGTCTCCCCGGCCGGGACCACCGTCCAGGCCGAGGGGGCGATCGTGCCCGTCACGGCCATCCCTGGCTCGGGTTACGCCTTCGACCACTGGAGCGGCGATCTGTCCGGCAGCGCCAACCCCGGCTCCGTCACCATGAACGGCAACAAGACGGTCCACGCCCACTTTATCGAGTACACGCCCACCCGGGACCTCTACTTCTCCGAGTACGTGGAGGGGAGCAGCACCAACAAGGCCCTGGAGATCTACAACGAGACCGGGGTGGCGGTGAACCTGGGCACGGGCGGCTACACCGTCGAGTTCTACCAGAACGGGGCCTCGTCCCCCAGCCAGACCTGCACCCTGTCGGGCACGGTGGCGGACGGCGACGTCTTCGTGGTGGCGGACAACCTCCTGGCCGCCTACGCCGACCAGATCTACGCCATCCCCTTCAACGGCGACGACGCGGTGGTCCTCAAGAAGGGGAGCACGGTGCTCGACGTCATCGGCCAGGTGGGTATCGACCCGGGCAGCTACTGGTCCGGGGCGGGCGGCTCCATCAAGACCCAGGACATGACCCTGCGCCGCAAGACCACCGTTCACGCGGGCGACGCCAACGGCAGCGACGCTTTCGACCCCTCCGTGCAGTGGGACGGCTTCCCGGTGGACACCTTCGGCGGCCTGGGCTCCCACGCGGCCACTTACAACCTTCAGACCCAGGTGGCGGAAGGGACGGGCACGGTCTCCCCTTCCGGGACCAGCAGCCAGAACTACAACGCCGTGGTCCAGGTGACCGCGACGCCGGCC from Acidobacteriota bacterium includes these protein-coding regions:
- a CDS encoding fused MFS/spermidine synthase — encoded protein: MKRVGLVGSLLFASGLCALVYQVAWLREFRLIFGASTASSAAVLALFMGGLGMGGWALGRRADRHPSPLAFYGRLELIVAASAAVSPLLVLAVRALYLATGGVDAMGLTLATAVRILLSAAVLGVPTFFMGGTFPAAARAVEDAGDIGRRRLAVLYGGNTLGAVAGSGLCTFLLLETLGIHRTLWVASLVNLLVAFAAIRLSTRLPAPLPRPREAPLLPESLPAPPATGSPRPAARRIRFAAILVAAGLTGFVFFLMELVWYRMLAPILGGSVYTFGTILLVALFGIGAGGILNGLFSPPGRRPRWTAFALTCVAEGCFLALPLALGDNLAVFTSLLGPLGSAGFTLKCLTWVIVAGIVVLPASIVAGIQFPLLIALLGRGEEDVGRQTGLVGLCNTLGAITGSLAGGFGLLPLLGAVSLWRLSCILLVLMGVVGAAYALVSNGRRKVVPLFAAALGAVALALALGFQGPSSPWRHRGIGIGRAELSGKDGNQVQAWVHEARRVLLWEADGVESSIGLLAENGLAFVVNGKIDGNSIGDATTQVMAGLVSGALHPGPRRAAVIGLGTGSSVGWLARIPTMTRVDVIELEPAVLEVARRCGPVNQRALENPRVRVLINDAREVLLTSAEQYDLVVSEPSNPYRAGVASLYTLEFYRAVDRVLAPGGIFTQWVQAYEVDAQTIRTILATLRAVFPCLEIWQTNSYDLLILASRTPQVLDTTALRARLREEPFRTALRKVWRVSDLEGFLSRFVAGRALAETIAKQEGEWLNTDDCMRVEYGFARTAGRRELLTIAEIRRAAAGLGCARPALAGPPVDWEQVDLIRDLNTTLPESHELASCREENRAYVHALQAGDFPRAAAAWRALGREPSTDMELALVAEALAAEGDPGSLELAGRLRGEHPLEAGAVAARYCLRTGDRARATAFMASVLRGYHSDPWAATTLMGRFLRLVWETGGKDPAVVEALEPLLASPFCMWAQDVLRLRIHLDFAFKRGPAAAIPALAAVEPHVPWDFPTLRSRAEVYRRCNHPLAARAQADLEAFLSRLPNRFEDWFHTEEASQVRNTAAPVLRIP
- a CDS encoding lamin tail domain-containing protein encodes the protein MKQLLRWTMLALFLAVCFTPAAAQYRVLFDNSKAQTAGNADWKIDDNEPTPSPTNPASESQWIGGISSWGFELYQASGAMGTYTITQLPAGSTITYGNTSDPLDLSHFQVFVCCEPNIRFTDAEKTALLNFVENGGGLFCIADHNGSDRNGDGWDSPHIWNDLFDNNPRAVTNIFGVKFNNNSVSGSYTSIRTDQSQPEDIALFTGPFGNVTGIAYHAGSAMTVDTGGNPYARGQIWQSSSQLSTQVVLATSRFGTGRIAFAGDSSPADDGTGAAGDELYDGWNESGVTDRELFLNLTKWLAEGSGPVDPYPVIATPTTTPATPLPNQVVTVQAEITDNGTVASANLSYRRAHESSFTTVAMAHGAGNTWSGSIPGYDNTLVVYKVDATDDQAQTAVSSTFTYQLGSVTIADIRTPVDANGNNLNNGLTVTVRGNATAPTANCFSASGQNDIYVQDASGAGVDVYNGSSASPAVVLGDDTLVTGVVGQFYGKLQLAIGAAGTSISVMGPGSAPAATVVTCSQVTEATEGKLIRIENVTVVSGTFPPSGSSGSVTIQDGTGTTTLFIDKDGLIDGTATPSGLFNVTGLGSQYDSASPYDTGYQIMPRFTSDITTGTGTSYTLTTGVAAGQGTVSPAGSNVYAENTVVEVTATPSAGWLFDHWSGDASGSTNPTSVTMTGNKTVYAHFVASGVTYTLTTDVAEGSGSVSPAGTTVQAEGAIVPVTAIPGSGYAFDHWSGDLSGSANPGSVTMNGNKTVHAHFIEYTPTRDLYFSEYVEGSSTNKALEIYNETGVAVNLGTGGYTVEFYQNGASSPSQTCTLSGTVADGDVFVVADNLLAAYADQIYAIPFNGDDAVVLKKGSTVLDVIGQVGIDPGSYWSGAGGSIKTQDMTLRRKTTVHAGDANGSDAFDPSVQWDGFPVDTFGGLGSHAATYNLQTQVAEGTGTVSPSGTSSQNYNAVVQVTATPAGGFTFDHWSGGLTGSVNPANVTIKGDTVISAHFTASGGEAPAVTAHPQGAAICAGGTAGLTVTATGTAPLHYQWYQGNSGDTGAAVGTDSAAFTTPALSVSTAYWVRVTNAYGSDDSDTALVTVNAGPDISTHPQPVSIPSGQTTTLTVTASGSPVLHYQWYQGNAGDTSTPVGTDASAFTTPALTVSTSYWVRVTNGCGTADSQAALVTVEGPCTPPEITTHPSGQSLCTGGTVALNVLATGTGPLHYQWYRGNAGNTTYPVGADAANYTTPALTSSTAYWVRVTNACGSDDSTAAALTLRTSTAITVQPADTGVDPGQTAGLTVTAVGEDLHYQWYQGLSGNTSTPVGSDSPAYTTPPLTSVMTFWVRVTGTCGSADSRTVTVSVSGDLNADGAVNAADLLLLAQMLAAHPAGDDLSAAMADLNEDGRVDALDLLRLALALV